A portion of the Solea senegalensis isolate Sse05_10M linkage group LG17, IFAPA_SoseM_1, whole genome shotgun sequence genome contains these proteins:
- the LOC122783644 gene encoding galectin-3 isoform X2: MNLVSSILSTLSLPRISVLAPDPTLPPSSPSPPPSPSPSPSQPSDPLCGSCPSTGSAPQTNSLWPGLTPSATSFPAWPGQPTQPAPCWTGQPNTPCWPGTQPAPVSVPAPVSYPASTQVMSPAPVPTTVITTAPAPAAFPVPGPAPVQPCGPCWPGTQYQPTQFPAPIQAQIPAQVPAPTLVPVPAPTFAPVPPPPTLAPAPVPTPAPVPAPRPASTVNPHVPGWPIHPSWAGWPGQPGWPGQNPSMMPTHWIPPTSGPLSVPYNLNLARGVYDKMMMTILGHVKPNAKMFTVNFLRGNDIAFHINPRFSEGGKQVVVRNHKLGERWGPEEREMKEPFPFALGSPFEANLRKSWKGLESRLCKRVLDKGAAVPQGGSWR; encoded by the exons ATGAAT TTGGTGTCCTCCATCCTTTCCACACTCTCTCTTCCCCGGATCTCTGTCCTTGCCCCTGACCCCACTCTCCcaccttcctccccctctcctcctccttctccctctccctctccctctcagcCCTCTGATCCTCTCTGTGGCAGCTGCCCGTCCACTGGTTCTGCCCCACAGACTAACAGCCTTTGGCCCGGCCTGACACCATCTGCGACTTCATTCCCCGCGTGGCCGGGACAGCCCACCCAGCCTGCACCGTGCTGGACTGGCCAGCCAAACACACCGTGCTGGCCCGGGACACAACCAGCTCCAGTCTCTGTTCCTGCACCAGTTTCATATCCAGCCTCAACCCAAGTTATGTCACCAGCTCCTGTACCAACCACTGTCATCACCactgctccagctccagctgccTTTCCAGTTCCAGGCCCAGCTCCAGTGCAGCCCTGCGGGCCTTGCTGGCCAGGCACCCAGTACCAGCCTACACAGTTCCCAGCTCCAATTCAAGCTCAGATCCCTGCTCAAGTCCCAGCTCCAACTCTAGTCCCAGTCCCAGCCCCTACATTTgctcctgttcctcctcctcccactcttGCTCCTGCTCCTGTTCCCACTCCTGCTCCCGTTCCTGCTCCTCGTCCTGCTTCCACCGTCAATCCACACGTACCAGGATGGCCTATCCACCCCAGTTGGGCTGGTTGGCCAGGCCAGCCTGGATGGCCGGGTCAGAATCCATCCATGATGCCTACACACTGGATTCCACCCACATCTGGGCCTCTA agtGTGCCATACAACTTGAACCTGGCCCGTGGAGTGTATGACAAGATGATGATGACCATCTTGGGCCATGTGAAACCTAATGCTAAAAT GTTCACAGTGAACTTTCTGCGAGGCAATGACATTGCCTTTCATATCAACCCTCGCTTCAGCGAGGGGGGCAAGCAGGTGGTGGTTCGTAACCACAAACTGGGTGAGCGCTGGGGGccggaggagagagagatgaaggaaCCCTTCCCCTTTGCTCTTGGCAGCCCTTTTGAG GCTAACCTTCGGAAAAGTTGGAAAGGGTTGGAAAGTCGTTTGTGCAAGCGAGTCCTAGATAAGGGAGCTGCTGTACCACAGGGAGGCTCCTGGAG ATGA
- the LOC122783644 gene encoding galectin-3 isoform X1: protein MNLVSSILSTLSLPRISVLAPDPTLPPSSPSPPPSPSPSPSQPSDPLCGSCPSTGSAPQTNSLWPGLTPSATSFPAWPGQPTQPAPCWTGQPNTPCWPGTQPAPVSVPAPVSYPASTQVMSPAPVPTTVITTAPAPAAFPVPGPAPVQPCGPCWPGTQYQPTQFPAPIQAQIPAQVPAPTLVPVPAPTFAPVPPPPTLAPAPVPTPAPVPAPRPASTVNPHVPGWPIHPSWAGWPGQPGWPGQNPSMMPTHWIPPTSGPLSVPYNLNLARGVYDKMMMTILGHVKPNAKMFTVNFLRGNDIAFHINPRFSEGGKQVVVRNHKLGERWGPEEREMKEPFPFALGSPFEMKIMCTQDAFRVAVNNIPLFEFRHRIRELNQIDRINILHDVVLTFVNVETLP, encoded by the exons ATGAAT TTGGTGTCCTCCATCCTTTCCACACTCTCTCTTCCCCGGATCTCTGTCCTTGCCCCTGACCCCACTCTCCcaccttcctccccctctcctcctccttctccctctccctctccctctcagcCCTCTGATCCTCTCTGTGGCAGCTGCCCGTCCACTGGTTCTGCCCCACAGACTAACAGCCTTTGGCCCGGCCTGACACCATCTGCGACTTCATTCCCCGCGTGGCCGGGACAGCCCACCCAGCCTGCACCGTGCTGGACTGGCCAGCCAAACACACCGTGCTGGCCCGGGACACAACCAGCTCCAGTCTCTGTTCCTGCACCAGTTTCATATCCAGCCTCAACCCAAGTTATGTCACCAGCTCCTGTACCAACCACTGTCATCACCactgctccagctccagctgccTTTCCAGTTCCAGGCCCAGCTCCAGTGCAGCCCTGCGGGCCTTGCTGGCCAGGCACCCAGTACCAGCCTACACAGTTCCCAGCTCCAATTCAAGCTCAGATCCCTGCTCAAGTCCCAGCTCCAACTCTAGTCCCAGTCCCAGCCCCTACATTTgctcctgttcctcctcctcccactcttGCTCCTGCTCCTGTTCCCACTCCTGCTCCCGTTCCTGCTCCTCGTCCTGCTTCCACCGTCAATCCACACGTACCAGGATGGCCTATCCACCCCAGTTGGGCTGGTTGGCCAGGCCAGCCTGGATGGCCGGGTCAGAATCCATCCATGATGCCTACACACTGGATTCCACCCACATCTGGGCCTCTA agtGTGCCATACAACTTGAACCTGGCCCGTGGAGTGTATGACAAGATGATGATGACCATCTTGGGCCATGTGAAACCTAATGCTAAAAT GTTCACAGTGAACTTTCTGCGAGGCAATGACATTGCCTTTCATATCAACCCTCGCTTCAGCGAGGGGGGCAAGCAGGTGGTGGTTCGTAACCACAAACTGGGTGAGCGCTGGGGGccggaggagagagagatgaaggaaCCCTTCCCCTTTGCTCTTGGCAGCCCTTTTGAG ATGAAGATCATGTGCACTCAGGATGCGTTCCGAGTGGCAGTGAACAACATCCCACTGTTTGAGTTCCGCCACCGCATCAGGGAGCTCAACCAGATCGACAGAATCAACATCCTGCACGACGTCGTCCTCACCTTCGTCAACGTGGAGACTCTCCCTTAG
- the LOC122783644 gene encoding galectin-3 isoform X4: protein MNPSDPLCGSCPSTGSAPQTNSLWPGLTPSATSFPAWPGQPTQPAPCWTGQPNTPCWPGTQPAPVSVPAPVSYPASTQVMSPAPVPTTVITTAPAPAAFPVPGPAPVQPCGPCWPGTQYQPTQFPAPIQAQIPAQVPAPTLVPVPAPTFAPVPPPPTLAPAPVPTPAPVPAPRPASTVNPHVPGWPIHPSWAGWPGQPGWPGQNPSMMPTHWIPPTSGPLSVPYNLNLARGVYDKMMMTILGHVKPNAKMFTVNFLRGNDIAFHINPRFSEGGKQVVVRNHKLGERWGPEEREMKEPFPFALGSPFEMKIMCTQDAFRVAVNNIPLFEFRHRIRELNQIDRINILHDVVLTFVNVETLP from the exons ATGAAT cCCTCTGATCCTCTCTGTGGCAGCTGCCCGTCCACTGGTTCTGCCCCACAGACTAACAGCCTTTGGCCCGGCCTGACACCATCTGCGACTTCATTCCCCGCGTGGCCGGGACAGCCCACCCAGCCTGCACCGTGCTGGACTGGCCAGCCAAACACACCGTGCTGGCCCGGGACACAACCAGCTCCAGTCTCTGTTCCTGCACCAGTTTCATATCCAGCCTCAACCCAAGTTATGTCACCAGCTCCTGTACCAACCACTGTCATCACCactgctccagctccagctgccTTTCCAGTTCCAGGCCCAGCTCCAGTGCAGCCCTGCGGGCCTTGCTGGCCAGGCACCCAGTACCAGCCTACACAGTTCCCAGCTCCAATTCAAGCTCAGATCCCTGCTCAAGTCCCAGCTCCAACTCTAGTCCCAGTCCCAGCCCCTACATTTgctcctgttcctcctcctcccactcttGCTCCTGCTCCTGTTCCCACTCCTGCTCCCGTTCCTGCTCCTCGTCCTGCTTCCACCGTCAATCCACACGTACCAGGATGGCCTATCCACCCCAGTTGGGCTGGTTGGCCAGGCCAGCCTGGATGGCCGGGTCAGAATCCATCCATGATGCCTACACACTGGATTCCACCCACATCTGGGCCTCTA agtGTGCCATACAACTTGAACCTGGCCCGTGGAGTGTATGACAAGATGATGATGACCATCTTGGGCCATGTGAAACCTAATGCTAAAAT GTTCACAGTGAACTTTCTGCGAGGCAATGACATTGCCTTTCATATCAACCCTCGCTTCAGCGAGGGGGGCAAGCAGGTGGTGGTTCGTAACCACAAACTGGGTGAGCGCTGGGGGccggaggagagagagatgaaggaaCCCTTCCCCTTTGCTCTTGGCAGCCCTTTTGAG ATGAAGATCATGTGCACTCAGGATGCGTTCCGAGTGGCAGTGAACAACATCCCACTGTTTGAGTTCCGCCACCGCATCAGGGAGCTCAACCAGATCGACAGAATCAACATCCTGCACGACGTCGTCCTCACCTTCGTCAACGTGGAGACTCTCCCTTAG
- the LOC122783644 gene encoding galectin-3 isoform X3, translating to MNVSISSYPQISTLPSDPLCGSCPSTGSAPQTNSLWPGLTPSATSFPAWPGQPTQPAPCWTGQPNTPCWPGTQPAPVSVPAPVSYPASTQVMSPAPVPTTVITTAPAPAAFPVPGPAPVQPCGPCWPGTQYQPTQFPAPIQAQIPAQVPAPTLVPVPAPTFAPVPPPPTLAPAPVPTPAPVPAPRPASTVNPHVPGWPIHPSWAGWPGQPGWPGQNPSMMPTHWIPPTSGPLSVPYNLNLARGVYDKMMMTILGHVKPNAKMFTVNFLRGNDIAFHINPRFSEGGKQVVVRNHKLGERWGPEEREMKEPFPFALGSPFEMKIMCTQDAFRVAVNNIPLFEFRHRIRELNQIDRINILHDVVLTFVNVETLP from the exons ATGAATGTAAGTATCTCGTCATATCCTCAGATCTCTACACTG cCCTCTGATCCTCTCTGTGGCAGCTGCCCGTCCACTGGTTCTGCCCCACAGACTAACAGCCTTTGGCCCGGCCTGACACCATCTGCGACTTCATTCCCCGCGTGGCCGGGACAGCCCACCCAGCCTGCACCGTGCTGGACTGGCCAGCCAAACACACCGTGCTGGCCCGGGACACAACCAGCTCCAGTCTCTGTTCCTGCACCAGTTTCATATCCAGCCTCAACCCAAGTTATGTCACCAGCTCCTGTACCAACCACTGTCATCACCactgctccagctccagctgccTTTCCAGTTCCAGGCCCAGCTCCAGTGCAGCCCTGCGGGCCTTGCTGGCCAGGCACCCAGTACCAGCCTACACAGTTCCCAGCTCCAATTCAAGCTCAGATCCCTGCTCAAGTCCCAGCTCCAACTCTAGTCCCAGTCCCAGCCCCTACATTTgctcctgttcctcctcctcccactcttGCTCCTGCTCCTGTTCCCACTCCTGCTCCCGTTCCTGCTCCTCGTCCTGCTTCCACCGTCAATCCACACGTACCAGGATGGCCTATCCACCCCAGTTGGGCTGGTTGGCCAGGCCAGCCTGGATGGCCGGGTCAGAATCCATCCATGATGCCTACACACTGGATTCCACCCACATCTGGGCCTCTA agtGTGCCATACAACTTGAACCTGGCCCGTGGAGTGTATGACAAGATGATGATGACCATCTTGGGCCATGTGAAACCTAATGCTAAAAT GTTCACAGTGAACTTTCTGCGAGGCAATGACATTGCCTTTCATATCAACCCTCGCTTCAGCGAGGGGGGCAAGCAGGTGGTGGTTCGTAACCACAAACTGGGTGAGCGCTGGGGGccggaggagagagagatgaaggaaCCCTTCCCCTTTGCTCTTGGCAGCCCTTTTGAG ATGAAGATCATGTGCACTCAGGATGCGTTCCGAGTGGCAGTGAACAACATCCCACTGTTTGAGTTCCGCCACCGCATCAGGGAGCTCAACCAGATCGACAGAATCAACATCCTGCACGACGTCGTCCTCACCTTCGTCAACGTGGAGACTCTCCCTTAG